One genomic region from Reichenbachiella ulvae encodes:
- a CDS encoding transketolase family protein: MKTVDLQAADNIRALAVSMVEKAKSGHPGGPMGGADFMHILYSEFLRFDPENMSWHARDRFFMDAGHLSSLMYAQYSLIGKYSMEDLSNFRQWGSVTPGHPEVDIERGVENTSGPLGQGHVMGVGAAIAAKFLQAKFGNWMDQKIYGFISDGGIQEEISQGAGRIAGHLGLNNFIMFFDSNDVQLSTMTEEVTTEDTAMKYESWGWKVITIDAHNHDEIRKALTEANAETEKPVLIIGKTIMGKGCVTAEGEMFEGHCELHGQPIGATGADYAKTLENLGANAEDPFQIFPDVQAHYAKVLADKTAAAKEAYAKEEAWRKENPELAAKLDQFMTGKLPEGIDFSAIEQKEGVATRAAGSAVLAYLADKVENMIVSSADLSNSDKTDGFLKKTRSIQKGDFGGSFLQAGVAELTMAAIANGMALHGGVIPVVGTFFVFSDYMKPAIRLGAIQELPVKYVWTHDAFRVGEDGPTHQPIEQEAQIRLMEKIQNHSHKNSFVALRPADGAETTVAWKMALENTEVSTGLILSRQNIKDLPAKGASRYEDALQAEKGGYLVKEVENPDIVLIANGSEVSTLVAGAALLEEKKGLKINIASIPSEGIFRSQDKAYQESVIPTDKPIFGLTAGLPVNLEALAGPNGKVFGLGHFGYSAPAGVLDEKFGFTGENVYNQVVEFLGL; the protein is encoded by the coding sequence ATGAAGACAGTAGACTTACAGGCAGCAGACAACATTAGAGCATTGGCCGTTTCCATGGTGGAAAAGGCTAAATCCGGACACCCAGGAGGCCCCATGGGAGGTGCAGATTTCATGCACATCCTTTACTCAGAATTCTTAAGATTCGACCCAGAAAACATGTCCTGGCATGCCAGAGACAGGTTCTTCATGGATGCTGGACACTTGTCCTCTTTGATGTACGCGCAGTACAGTCTGATAGGAAAATATTCGATGGAAGATCTTTCAAACTTCCGTCAGTGGGGATCAGTTACTCCAGGACACCCTGAAGTAGATATCGAAAGAGGTGTAGAAAACACTTCAGGACCTTTAGGTCAGGGACACGTAATGGGTGTAGGAGCAGCCATTGCTGCTAAGTTCCTTCAAGCCAAATTTGGCAACTGGATGGACCAAAAGATTTATGGTTTCATTTCTGACGGTGGTATTCAGGAAGAAATCTCTCAAGGCGCAGGACGTATAGCAGGTCACCTTGGTTTGAACAACTTTATCATGTTCTTCGATAGCAACGATGTGCAGCTATCTACCATGACCGAGGAGGTAACTACAGAAGACACTGCCATGAAATATGAGTCATGGGGATGGAAAGTGATCACGATCGATGCACACAACCATGACGAAATCAGAAAAGCATTGACAGAAGCCAATGCAGAGACCGAAAAGCCAGTATTGATCATCGGTAAGACGATCATGGGTAAAGGCTGTGTAACTGCTGAAGGCGAAATGTTCGAAGGACACTGCGAACTACACGGTCAGCCAATCGGTGCTACTGGTGCTGATTATGCCAAAACATTGGAAAACCTGGGTGCAAACGCTGAGGATCCATTCCAAATCTTCCCAGACGTACAAGCGCACTATGCAAAAGTATTGGCTGATAAAACAGCTGCCGCAAAAGAAGCTTATGCGAAAGAAGAAGCCTGGAGAAAAGAAAATCCTGAATTGGCAGCTAAGCTAGACCAATTCATGACTGGTAAATTGCCAGAAGGAATTGACTTCTCTGCGATCGAGCAAAAAGAAGGTGTCGCAACTAGAGCAGCTGGTTCTGCAGTATTGGCTTACCTGGCTGACAAAGTAGAAAACATGATCGTTTCTTCTGCTGACTTGTCTAACTCAGATAAAACTGACGGCTTCTTGAAGAAAACCCGTTCGATCCAAAAAGGAGATTTCGGTGGATCTTTCTTACAAGCAGGTGTGGCTGAATTGACCATGGCAGCTATCGCCAACGGTATGGCACTACATGGTGGCGTGATTCCAGTAGTAGGTACCTTCTTTGTATTCTCAGATTACATGAAGCCAGCCATCAGATTGGGAGCCATTCAGGAACTGCCTGTCAAATATGTGTGGACGCACGATGCATTCCGCGTAGGAGAAGACGGACCGACTCACCAGCCAATCGAGCAAGAAGCTCAGATTCGTTTGATGGAAAAAATCCAAAACCACAGCCACAAAAACAGCTTTGTAGCCTTGAGACCAGCTGATGGTGCAGAAACTACTGTAGCATGGAAAATGGCTTTGGAAAACACAGAAGTATCAACTGGTTTGATTCTTTCTAGACAAAACATCAAAGACCTTCCTGCTAAAGGAGCTTCAAGATATGAAGATGCCCTTCAAGCAGAAAAAGGTGGATACCTGGTGAAAGAAGTAGAAAATCCAGACATTGTATTGATCGCAAACGGATCAGAAGTTTCTACTTTGGTAGCTGGAGCAGCTTTGCTAGAAGAGAAAAAAGGATTGAAGATCAATATTGCTTCTATCCCATCTGAAGGTATCTTCAGATCTCAGGACAAAGCCTATCAGGAATCTGTAATCCCTACTGACAAGCCAATCTTTGGTTTGACTGCAGGATTGCCTGTTAACCTAGAGGCACTAGCTGGACCAAATGGAAAAGTATTCGGTTTGGGTCACTTTGGATACTCTGCTCCTGCTGGCGTACTGGATGAAAAATTCGGTTTCACTGGAGAGAATGTATACAACCAAGTAGTAGAATTCTTAGGATTATAA
- a CDS encoding YciI family protein, translating into MNEYMMIIRGGDEEMAQLSPEEMEKHMQDWQKWMGAIAEKGQLIGGEPLKAEAISIIDGGKTVIDRPLAEGKEMVGGYIMIKAQTLKEAAEIAKGCPGFEHNCTLEVREISPM; encoded by the coding sequence ATGAATGAGTACATGATGATTATCAGAGGAGGTGACGAAGAGATGGCCCAACTGTCACCAGAAGAAATGGAAAAGCACATGCAGGATTGGCAAAAATGGATGGGAGCCATAGCTGAGAAAGGTCAGCTGATAGGTGGAGAACCTTTGAAAGCCGAGGCAATATCAATAATAGATGGGGGTAAAACGGTGATCGATCGCCCATTGGCCGAAGGAAAAGAAATGGTGGGTGGATACATTATGATCAAAGCCCAAACCCTAAAAGAGGCCGCTGAAATCGCCAAGGGATGTCCGGGTTTTGAACATAATTGTACGCTGGAAGTACGAGAAATTAGCCCAATGTAA
- a CDS encoding AAA family ATPase, with the protein MNEEINKLKQALAASPDNQYLQVLILDALTKGEFWDELQGECLDLLAQDPSNHQAKLGLAKSYFGKGNFSTSAVVLEELIKQNPKDVDAYVLLCKTFMAENNLSEAVNTFQHIKTLNPNFQDQEIESKLLINQEIEPDTKDDQLTDDLETRIFGKSKKTTFQDVGGMEYEKEEISLKIIHPLSHKELYESYGKKIGGGILFYGPPGCGKTFLAKATAGEIDSDFISVGIDDILDMYHGQSEKKLNLLFEKARAMSPCVLFFDEIDALGANRNDLRSSAGRNLINQFLAELDGIDSKNDGILVIGATNAPWHLDSAFRRPGRFDRMIFVQPPSLESRTEIFNLALKGKPLDDIDYAKLAKNAKEFSGADINAAIDIAVEGKLQEAMKVGKPSLLRTKDLLSAINKVKPSTREWFQTAKNYALYANDSGLYDDILTYLKIK; encoded by the coding sequence ATGAACGAAGAAATTAATAAACTGAAGCAAGCTTTAGCTGCCTCACCGGACAATCAATATCTCCAAGTATTGATTCTAGATGCACTGACCAAAGGTGAATTCTGGGATGAACTCCAAGGAGAATGTCTTGATTTATTAGCCCAGGATCCTTCTAATCATCAGGCAAAACTAGGGCTGGCGAAGAGTTATTTTGGAAAAGGAAATTTTAGTACGTCTGCTGTAGTTTTGGAAGAGCTAATCAAGCAAAATCCAAAGGATGTGGATGCCTATGTATTACTTTGTAAAACCTTTATGGCCGAAAACAACCTATCAGAGGCCGTCAATACTTTCCAACATATAAAAACGCTTAACCCAAACTTTCAAGATCAGGAAATAGAAAGCAAACTGCTAATCAATCAAGAAATAGAACCTGATACCAAGGATGATCAACTTACCGATGATTTAGAAACTCGAATTTTCGGAAAATCGAAAAAAACCACCTTTCAGGATGTAGGTGGAATGGAATACGAAAAGGAAGAAATCAGTTTAAAAATCATTCATCCACTCTCTCATAAAGAGCTCTATGAGTCATACGGAAAAAAAATAGGCGGTGGAATTCTCTTTTACGGCCCTCCAGGTTGTGGAAAAACCTTTCTTGCTAAAGCCACTGCCGGTGAAATAGACTCTGATTTCATTTCAGTAGGAATTGATGATATTTTGGACATGTATCATGGACAGAGCGAAAAGAAACTAAATCTGCTCTTTGAAAAGGCGAGAGCCATGTCTCCATGCGTACTATTTTTCGATGAAATCGATGCATTAGGAGCCAACAGAAATGACTTAAGAAGCAGTGCAGGGAGAAACCTGATCAATCAATTTTTAGCAGAGTTGGATGGTATTGATAGTAAAAATGATGGCATTCTGGTAATTGGGGCTACCAATGCGCCCTGGCATTTAGATTCTGCCTTTAGAAGGCCTGGTCGATTTGATCGGATGATATTTGTGCAACCGCCATCTCTTGAAAGCAGAACAGAAATATTCAATCTAGCACTAAAGGGAAAACCTTTGGATGATATTGATTATGCTAAACTTGCTAAAAATGCCAAAGAGTTTTCTGGTGCTGATATCAATGCGGCCATAGATATAGCAGTAGAGGGGAAATTGCAAGAAGCAATGAAGGTAGGAAAACCATCCTTATTAAGGACAAAAGACCTCCTCAGTGCTATTAACAAAGTAAAGCCAAGTACCAGGGAATGGTTTCAAACAGCAAAAAACTATGCGCTTTATGCCAATGATTCGGGTCTATACGACGATATTTTAACCTACTTAAAAATAAAGTAA
- a CDS encoding porin family protein, with protein MKSKFIFSLALMLVIYAQSFAQDERRTYVGLKGGYNSSGVNWFHSFYRGYDIPQDIQNGYTGGIIVMNFLRNNIGIQGELNYSQKGYIQRFENAEDYSEQFNYVELPFLFNLHTGKEKFHLFFNAGCFFEYLISVETSDADFDNILEEEKFFPYDPDRDPNFGYGFRGGVGSFYDSRIGTFMLEASFSYSLSNHIDPPSFDSGEPTLSNHMVVGVTLGYLVSFGTF; from the coding sequence ATGAAAAGCAAATTCATTTTCAGTCTGGCTTTGATGCTTGTCATCTATGCTCAATCTTTTGCACAGGATGAGAGAAGAACATACGTAGGCTTAAAGGGAGGCTATAATTCTTCGGGAGTCAATTGGTTCCATTCATTCTATAGAGGCTATGATATTCCTCAGGATATCCAGAATGGATATACGGGAGGAATCATCGTGATGAATTTCCTTAGAAACAACATAGGTATCCAGGGTGAACTGAACTATTCTCAAAAGGGCTACATCCAGCGCTTTGAAAATGCGGAGGACTACAGCGAGCAATTCAATTATGTAGAATTACCCTTCTTGTTTAACCTCCATACTGGAAAAGAAAAGTTTCACCTCTTTTTTAACGCAGGTTGTTTTTTCGAGTATTTGATTTCTGTTGAGACTTCTGATGCGGATTTTGACAATATCTTAGAAGAGGAAAAGTTTTTTCCTTACGATCCTGATCGAGATCCGAATTTCGGATATGGTTTTAGAGGGGGAGTAGGATCTTTTTATGATTCTCGAATTGGTACTTTTATGTTGGAGGCCAGTTTTAGTTATAGCCTCAGCAATCACATCGATCCGCCAAGTTTTGATTCTGGTGAGCCTACTTTGTCCAATCATATGGTCGTAGGAGTTACACTGGGTTATTTGGTCTCTTTTGGTACTTTCTGA
- a CDS encoding tetratricopeptide repeat protein: MDLERALHKAEHYLNQERYDEAKKEVNSFLASDPENTSALQLLIRIHLAIKQYKKADELTDQLLKRNPSDPENLYLKAVIQAQLGKRKSALKFANSALTFDPSLSIIHGLKASIYYQQSEFEKALESANTGLSSDPHDETCLNFKSMALLEIGNEDEQLNADEQALKNNPMNPTTHATVGFNALHRNETEKAKSHFREALRIDPSNEFARSGMIQAIKSTNFVYNLFLKYVFWMSSLKPQVRWAVVIVGYLLIQFLNEYSGSMGSFKPIASAIIVLYMVFAISTWIIGPVSNIFLRFHSFGKYMLSQEEKKSATLSAILLGLSLLSAMGLHVFREDIQWYNLAFYLLCIGIALTVVVSSIENATLERSKKRLTKVGSIFAIACGIVLIMAVVTPGLAVKYFSWCLYGFIGYQFFANSQE, translated from the coding sequence ATGGATTTAGAAAGAGCGCTACACAAAGCGGAACATTACTTGAATCAGGAAAGGTATGATGAAGCTAAGAAGGAAGTGAATTCATTTTTAGCCTCGGACCCCGAAAACACTTCCGCCTTACAATTATTGATCAGAATACATCTAGCCATTAAACAATATAAAAAGGCGGATGAATTGACAGATCAGCTTTTGAAAAGAAACCCCTCTGATCCAGAAAATCTATACCTAAAGGCTGTAATTCAAGCCCAATTAGGTAAAAGAAAAAGCGCATTAAAGTTTGCCAACAGTGCTTTGACTTTTGACCCTTCATTATCCATCATTCATGGCCTAAAAGCTAGTATCTATTATCAACAATCAGAATTTGAAAAAGCTTTAGAATCCGCCAACACGGGTTTAAGTTCTGACCCTCATGATGAAACATGCCTAAACTTTAAAAGCATGGCATTGTTGGAAATAGGAAACGAAGATGAGCAGCTAAATGCTGACGAACAAGCCCTCAAAAATAATCCTATGAATCCTACTACCCATGCTACAGTAGGCTTCAATGCACTTCATAGAAATGAAACCGAAAAAGCCAAATCTCACTTTCGAGAAGCTTTGAGAATCGACCCCTCAAATGAATTTGCAAGATCAGGAATGATTCAAGCGATAAAGTCTACCAACTTTGTCTACAATCTATTCTTAAAATATGTTTTTTGGATGTCGAGCCTAAAACCACAAGTCAGATGGGCTGTGGTGATTGTAGGCTACCTACTCATTCAATTCCTTAATGAGTATTCTGGTTCAATGGGAAGTTTCAAACCCATAGCAAGTGCTATAATTGTACTTTACATGGTTTTTGCTATATCTACCTGGATCATAGGTCCAGTCTCCAATATTTTTCTACGCTTTCACTCATTCGGGAAGTATATGCTCTCTCAAGAAGAAAAGAAGTCGGCTACCCTCTCAGCTATTCTGTTGGGGTTGTCACTTTTGTCAGCAATGGGTCTTCATGTTTTTAGAGAGGATATTCAATGGTATAATCTGGCTTTTTACCTTTTGTGTATAGGCATAGCCCTGACGGTAGTAGTTAGCTCTATCGAAAACGCTACGCTCGAAAGGAGTAAAAAGCGGCTGACAAAAGTAGGGTCAATTTTCGCCATAGCTTGTGGCATAGTGTTGATAATGGCTGTCGTCACTCCAGGCTTAGCCGTTAAATATTTCAGTTGGTGTCTTTATGGCTTCATTGGCTACCAGTTCTTTGCTAATTCTCAAGAATAG
- a CDS encoding RNA polymerase sigma factor, translating into MGTTQPIDDTLNHLFRAESGKMVAVLIKIFGIQNIGLAEDVVQEALLAAMESWKFKGLPDNPRAWLYRVAKNKAIDQLRKRRHDQVFDFTEPGRILLSSEYTLQVTMDDFFDDQKIQNDFLAMMFACCHPEIHIDHQITFILKSLCGFSTREVARAFLTEEATISKRIYRTKTFFKEERMRLAIPEGHELENRSASVLQAIYQIFNEGYKATHSDQLVRKDLIAQALQLGQALLQHPLTRLPEVYALMALMCYHAARSESRVGQEGQLVLLKDQDRSQWNQELIHSGHAFLNKAAFGERVSRYHIEAALAYEHCAASSYDNTNWQAILGYYDLLLDQGFDAVVYVNRCMALLEASGVKVAKDALQKVDDIKVLQKYYLYHAAWGELYLKSQEPTRARRAWKRALDLTQSPAERKLLENKMQQLEE; encoded by the coding sequence TTGGGAACCACTCAACCAATCGATGATACATTAAACCATCTTTTCAGAGCTGAATCTGGGAAGATGGTTGCTGTATTGATCAAGATTTTTGGAATACAGAATATCGGACTGGCTGAGGATGTCGTTCAGGAAGCGCTATTGGCAGCAATGGAATCCTGGAAATTCAAAGGTCTCCCAGACAACCCAAGGGCATGGCTCTACCGAGTGGCCAAAAACAAGGCCATCGATCAGCTAAGAAAAAGGCGCCACGATCAGGTGTTTGATTTTACAGAGCCAGGTCGAATACTGTTAAGTTCTGAATATACTCTTCAGGTAACGATGGATGATTTTTTTGATGATCAGAAAATTCAGAATGACTTTCTGGCTATGATGTTTGCTTGTTGTCATCCAGAAATACATATCGATCACCAAATCACCTTTATTCTTAAGTCACTTTGTGGTTTTAGTACTCGAGAAGTAGCCCGAGCATTTCTGACTGAGGAAGCCACTATTTCAAAACGAATTTATAGAACGAAGACTTTCTTCAAAGAGGAAAGAATGAGGTTGGCGATTCCAGAAGGTCATGAGCTGGAGAATCGCTCGGCCTCAGTACTGCAGGCCATTTATCAAATATTCAACGAAGGATACAAAGCGACACATTCCGATCAATTGGTACGAAAAGACCTCATCGCTCAGGCTCTACAGTTGGGACAAGCATTGCTTCAGCATCCTCTTACTCGCTTGCCTGAAGTCTATGCTCTGATGGCCCTGATGTGCTACCATGCTGCCAGATCAGAAAGTAGAGTGGGGCAGGAGGGACAATTGGTTTTGCTCAAAGATCAGGATCGTTCTCAGTGGAATCAGGAGTTGATTCATAGCGGCCATGCTTTTCTGAACAAAGCTGCTTTTGGAGAGAGGGTATCTCGCTATCATATAGAAGCGGCTCTGGCTTATGAGCATTGTGCTGCCTCGTCCTACGATAACACCAATTGGCAAGCGATCTTAGGGTATTATGACTTGCTTCTCGATCAGGGATTTGATGCTGTGGTGTATGTCAATCGCTGTATGGCGCTACTAGAGGCATCTGGCGTGAAAGTGGCAAAAGACGCTTTGCAAAAAGTAGATGATATAAAGGTGTTACAGAAATATTATCTTTATCATGCGGCATGGGGAGAATTGTATTTGAAATCCCAAGAACCAACCAGAGCCAGGAGGGCATGGAAGAGGGCATTAGATTTGACTCAATCTCCCGCCGAACGCAAGCTGTTAGAAAACAAAATGCAACAACTTGAGGAGTAG
- the fsa gene encoding fructose-6-phosphate aldolase, producing the protein MKFFIDTANLDHIKEAYDLGVLDGVTTNPSLMAKEGITGEENIRAHYKKICDIVDDKVSAEVISTEYDAMLKEGLELAAIDPKIVVKIPMIKDGIKTIKALSDKGIRTNCTLIFSPGQAILAAKAGASYISPFIGRLDDIGFDGMNLIEQIVGIYDNFGFETEILAASVRNPLHLIKCAEVGADVVTCPLSAITGLLNHPLTDKGLAQFLADYAKGNS; encoded by the coding sequence ATGAAATTTTTTATCGATACAGCCAATCTTGATCACATCAAGGAGGCATATGACCTAGGTGTTTTGGATGGTGTAACTACCAACCCATCACTGATGGCCAAAGAAGGCATCACTGGTGAAGAAAACATCAGAGCACACTACAAGAAAATCTGTGATATCGTAGACGACAAAGTAAGTGCAGAGGTAATCTCTACCGAGTACGATGCGATGTTGAAGGAAGGATTGGAGCTTGCTGCAATCGATCCAAAGATCGTAGTAAAAATCCCAATGATCAAAGACGGTATCAAAACCATCAAGGCATTGAGCGACAAAGGTATCAGAACGAACTGTACTTTGATTTTTAGCCCAGGCCAGGCGATTTTGGCTGCTAAGGCTGGTGCTTCTTACATCTCTCCTTTCATCGGTAGATTAGATGATATTGGGTTTGATGGTATGAACCTAATCGAGCAGATCGTAGGTATCTACGACAACTTTGGTTTCGAAACTGAAATCTTAGCTGCATCTGTGAGAAACCCGCTTCACCTGATCAAATGTGCTGAAGTAGGTGCTGACGTAGTGACTTGCCCATTGAGTGCAATCACTGGTCTATTGAACCACCCATTGACAGACAAAGGGTTGGCTCAATTCCTTGCAGATTACGCAAAAGGAAATAGCTAA